From Pyramidobacter piscolens W5455:
GCAAAGCCCCTGCCGCTTCGTACACGCGCTGGAGATCGACCGGCGGCTCGCGCCGTGGCTGGAACCGCTCCGGGCCGGGCACCCCGGCCGTTTCGAAATTTCCTGGGGCGACGCGCTCTCCGCTGATTTGCGGGAGCTTTTTCCGCTGCCCAACAAGGTTTTAGCCAACATCCCCTACAACATCACGACCGAGCTGATCTGGAAAATCCTCGTCGAGCTGGGACCACGCCGTTTGGAACGGCTGATCCTGCTGGTCCAGAAAGAAGCCGCCGACCGCCTGAACGCGCCTCCGGCGACAAAAGGACGCTCGCCGCTCGGGATCACGCTGGAGCAGATGAGCGCGGTCAGAACCCTCATGAAAGTCGCGCCCGGCTCTTTCAATCCGCCGCCTAAAGTCTGGTCCGCGCTCATCTCCATCGACCTCGAAGAAAATTTGGACCTCGCCGCTTCCCCTCCGTGGCGGCGGCTTCTGGCCGCGGCGTTTGCCCAACGGCGCAAAAAACTCGCCAACAATCTTGCGGCCGCCGGATACGGCAAGGACAGAATCGCCACCATCCTTTCCTCGGCCGGGATCGATCCCATGTCCAGAGCCGAAGAGCTGACCGCGTCTCAATGGCGCGCCCTTTATCAGGAATTTGCGGCGGCCGAAAAATAAGCTCCGTACATACGGACAGGACGCGCGATGATCCGGGATCATCGCGCGTCCTGTCGTTATCGGTTTCTTATTTTTCCGCGGACGGCCGCCGTTCGCGCAGCCAGTCTTTGATAGCGGCGACGAAGCGTTCGCCGTACTCTGCGGCTTTCCGCTCGCCGACGCCGGAAACTTCGAGGAATTCGTCGATGTCCCGCGGCGTCTTTTCGCTCATGTCGGTCAGCGCGGCGTTCGTAAACACCATAAAGGCGGGCACGCCTTTGGCGCGGGCGATCTCGAAGCGCAGCGACTTGAGCCGCTCGTAAAGTTCCGGCTGAGAACCGGAAGCCATTTGCGCCTGCATGCGCTTCTTCTTTTCGCTGCGGGCGGCCCGGCTCTCGACCTGCGGCAGCGCCGCCGAGATGTTCCTGCGGTCGCGCAGCACTTCCGCGGCCCTTTCGCCCAGGATCAGGCGCGGATACTGGCCCCCGGAACTGGCCAGATATTTTTCCTGTACCAAATAGAAGATAATGTCGCGCAGACGCTGTTCGCAAACGTCCTCCATGATGCCGTACGTCGTCAGCCGGTCGAGGCCGTTCTCGTGCAGTTTGGCCGCCTTGCTGCCGCGCAGCACGTCCATGATGACCTTGACGCCCCAGGCTTCGTGGGCACGCTTCACGCAGGAGAGGATCTTCTGCGCGTCGATCGTGACGTCGACCTGTTCGAGAACTCTCTGGCAGTTGCCGCAGTTATCGCAGCGGGACGGCGGTTCCTCGCCGAAATATTTCAAAATAAAGGCGCGCAGGCAGCCGGAAGTAAAGCAGTAATCGATCATGCCTTTCAGACGGATCCGCGCCAATTCCTGCAGTTCGTCCTGGTTCCGATCGCCCGGCGCGGAATTTTCGCCCATGTGTTCGATAAAAAAAAGCTGCGTGCGCACGTCCTGCGCGCCGTAGAGCAGGATGCACCGGGCCGGTTCGCCGTCGCGTCCGGCCCGGCCGGCTTCCTGATAATAGCTTTCCATGTCGCCGGGCATATTGTAATGGACGACGTAGGAAACGTTCGACTTGTCGATGCCCATGCCGAAGGCGTTCGTCGCCACCATGACGCCGACGCGGTCGTTGATGAAGTCGTCCTGGCTGCGCGAGCGCTCGGCGTCGTCGAGCCCGGCATGGTAACGCGCGGCGGGAATGTTGCGTTCCCGAAGCATCCCGCATATTTCGTCCACGTTTTTCCGCGTGGCGCAGTACACGATCCCGCTGCGCCCGGAGAAGTCCCTGACGATGCGCAACAGTTCCGCCCGGCGGTCGGACGGATGGCGCACCTCGTAAAAGAGGTTCTTCCGGTCGAATCCCGTCACCACTTTGTACGGGCGCTCCAGCCCCAGCAGATCGACGACGTCTTCCCTGACTTCCGCCGTCGCCGTCGCCGTAAAGGCGCCGAGCACCGGCCGCCGCGGCAGTTTCGCTATGAATGTCCTCACGTCCAGATAACTGGGACGGAAGTCCTGTCCCCATTTGGAAACGCAATGCGCTTCGTCGACCGTCACGTAATCGAGCGGCGCGTTCCGCGCGAACTGCAAAAAGCCGCCCGTCAGCAGACGCTCGGGAGCGACGTAGATGATCTTGTACTGTCCGCCGCAAGCCCGGTCAAGAACGACGCGGATCTGCGCCGGCGTCAGCGAACTGTTGATATAAGCCGCCTTCACGCCCATCTGCACAAGAGACATGACCTGATCTTTCATCAGCGACACCAGCGGCGAGACGACCAGCGACACGCCGCGCCCCAAAAGCGCCGGGATCTGATAGCAAATGGACTTTCCCGCGCCGGTCGGCATCACGGCGAAGGTGTCCCGCCCGCCGATCAGCGCGTCGATCGTTTTTTCCTGGCCGGGACGGAAGGAAGAGTAGCCAAAATACCGCTTCAAGATTTTCAGTTTTTCATCCACCGTTTTTCCGCCTCCGTTTCGAACGACCTTCGCGCCTATTTTACACCAGATACAGAATTACGCATAAAGGGAGGCCCGCCGCGGACCTCCCTTTTTCGCATTCAGTGCTGATCGTCCAAAACTTCCGCGTCGCTTCCGGGTTTCGCCGCGCGCATCATCCTCTTGATCAGGTAGGCGCGGCTGATATAGCCCTCCATCACGCCGTCCTTGAGGACGGGAGCGACCTTGATGTGTCTGCGGATCATTTCCGCCGCGACGACGAAATCCGCGTCGTCCACATCGAAGGCGATGCAGCCGCGGTGCATGATGTCCTTCACCGGCTTGGTGCCGACCGCGGCCAGACGCGCGGAGAACTGCCCGTAATCGGGCAGGAACGCCGAAGAGGGGAGCTTGGAGACATAATCCGGCAGCGCGGATTTGATGACGTCCTCTTCGCTGACGAAACCAAGAACATGGCAGTCGTCGTCGAGCACCGGAAGGCCCGTCATGTGATGCCGCAAAAGCGTTTCGATCGCTTCCGCCACGGTGTTCTCTTCGTGCAGCGCCGTGAGGTCGCGGTCCATCAACTCGCCAATTTTCACAATACTCAGCCCCTTACGATCGATTTCAAGATGATATCTCCCCGCACCATGATTTTACGACAATTTACAGATCACGTACACCGCCGCGGAGGAAACAACCAGAGAGATCAGCACGACGCGCAGCCCGATCTTCATGAAATATCCAAAGGAAATGCCGATGTTGTTCTTCACGGCCAGATCGGCCATCACCGCGTTGGCGGCCGCGCCGAGGTAGCTGCCGTTGCCGCCGAGACAGGCGCCTAAAGCCAATGCCCAGTACAGCGGCGTCGCCGGCATGCCGGTCGCCGAAGCGATTTCCGCGACGACGTAGACAAAGATCGCCGCGAAAGCCGCGCTGTTGATGAAGATGCAGGCAATGCCCGAAACCCAGAGGATCCCCAGAGCCATCAACAACTGCGAACCCGAAAAAATCGCCGCGATGCCGTGCGCCATGGCGGTGATCACGCCGGTGGCGCGCAGACCGCCCCCCATGACGAAAAGCGAGACGAAATAAATGATCGTCGTCCAGCCCACTT
This genomic window contains:
- the recQ gene encoding DNA helicase RecQ, which codes for MDEKLKILKRYFGYSSFRPGQEKTIDALIGGRDTFAVMPTGAGKSICYQIPALLGRGVSLVVSPLVSLMKDQVMSLVQMGVKAAYINSSLTPAQIRVVLDRACGGQYKIIYVAPERLLTGGFLQFARNAPLDYVTVDEAHCVSKWGQDFRPSYLDVRTFIAKLPRRPVLGAFTATATAEVREDVVDLLGLERPYKVVTGFDRKNLFYEVRHPSDRRAELLRIVRDFSGRSGIVYCATRKNVDEICGMLRERNIPAARYHAGLDDAERSRSQDDFINDRVGVMVATNAFGMGIDKSNVSYVVHYNMPGDMESYYQEAGRAGRDGEPARCILLYGAQDVRTQLFFIEHMGENSAPGDRNQDELQELARIRLKGMIDYCFTSGCLRAFILKYFGEEPPSRCDNCGNCQRVLEQVDVTIDAQKILSCVKRAHEAWGVKVIMDVLRGSKAAKLHENGLDRLTTYGIMEDVCEQRLRDIIFYLVQEKYLASSGGQYPRLILGERAAEVLRDRRNISAALPQVESRAARSEKKKRMQAQMASGSQPELYERLKSLRFEIARAKGVPAFMVFTNAALTDMSEKTPRDIDEFLEVSGVGERKAAEYGERFVAAIKDWLRERRPSAEK
- a CDS encoding HPP family protein; amino-acid sequence: MKIGELMDRDLTALHEENTVAEAIETLLRHHMTGLPVLDDDCHVLGFVSEEDVIKSALPDYVSKLPSSAFLPDYGQFSARLAAVGTKPVKDIMHRGCIAFDVDDADFVVAAEMIRRHIKVAPVLKDGVMEGYISRAYLIKRMMRAAKPGSDAEVLDDQH
- the rsmA gene encoding 16S rRNA (adenine(1518)-N(6)/adenine(1519)-N(6))-dimethyltransferase RsmA; amino-acid sequence: MTNTFNNKISLGQNFLNNPAVARRCLEAGGLNSEDVVLEIGPGQGALTRALLQSPCRFVHALEIDRRLAPWLEPLRAGHPGRFEISWGDALSADLRELFPLPNKVLANIPYNITTELIWKILVELGPRRLERLILLVQKEAADRLNAPPATKGRSPLGITLEQMSAVRTLMKVAPGSFNPPPKVWSALISIDLEENLDLAASPPWRRLLAAAFAQRRKKLANNLAAAGYGKDRIATILSSAGIDPMSRAEELTASQWRALYQEFAAAEK